GAAAAATAAGGGTTTCGGctatcaccaccttcaagtttctcGTCACCCCAAACACAATCGCCTCGGCAATGTCCTCGGGTCCCAACGGCTCTGTGTCTTCGTACACCTTATCGGCAGCAGCTTTATCGCCGTAATTTCTCACCACTGAAAACTCCGTCAAAACCGCCCCTGGGTCCACTTCCAACACCCTGATTCTGCTATTGATGGTTTCCTTTCTTAAGGCACCGGTGAAGGCCCTGATAGCTGCCTTTGACGCACAATAAATGCTTCCTCCGGGGTACGCTTCTCTTCCCGCGATCGAGCCTACATTGACAATATCACCTCTATTTTTGGCCCGAAAATGGGGCAAAAGAGCGTTGGTCAAGGTGATGAGACCCAAGACGTTTGTGTCGAGCATCTCCGACACGTCTTCGGCCTTGAGTTGTCCAACTTCACTGCGGCCCAACGCTTTGCCAGCATTGTTCACCAAAACGGAAACGTCGGCAAAGTCTTCGGGAAGGCCCTTGACAAAGCTGAGGATTGACGAGGTTTTTGAAACGTCCAACACGCGGGAAAGAACCTTGATTTCAGGGTACTGTTGGATCAAATCAGCTTTGAGGGTGGTGAGCTTATCTTCTCTTCTGGCGGCCAAGATCAAGCTGATGTTACCATTGGCAGCAGAAGCGAATTCTCTGGCGGTGGCCTCACCAATACCTGACGAGGCGCCGGTGATGAGGACGACCTTATTGGCCAATCTCTGAGCAGCTTTTGGACCAAATGACATTTGAGGGCCACAGGAGGATTTCGCAGTCCTTAAATACTGCGCGTGAATCACATATGCAACACTGCGAATCACAATGATGCAACCTTGCGAACCACAGTACAATCTTACGCTTTTCTACGGTTGAGAGTCCTGGAATTGACTTTCACCTCTCACGCTGTCGGTGTCTATCAACCTCTCGTCAACTCAAACTCTCATGTATTCAAACTCTTGTCTACTCAAACTCTCATCTATTTCTCCAATCATCTTCCATCCCCATTCCTACTCTTCTCTGTATAAATGAGTGGCACTAGCCTGGTTGGTTGAAAACACCAACGTCTCGGCCATCACCGTCTTCTGCTTTCTGGTGATGGCAAACACAATAAACTCAGCAATGTCCTCCGCGTACAATGGCTCGGTACCAGCATAAACAGCCTTGGCCTTCTCTAAATCACCCTTGAATCTCACATTGGAAAACTCCGTTTCAACATTACCGGGATCAATCTCAATGATACGGATCTTGGTCGAAATCAACTCCTTTCTCAACACGTGAGAGAACGACTTGACACTAGCCTTGGTGGGACAGTAAATTCCTCCACCGGGGTAAGGGTCTCTGCCAGCAATGGATCCAagattgatgatatcaccTGAATCCTTTGCCTTCATGATGGGTAACACCGCTTGGGTCAAGGTGATCAACCCCAACACGTTGGTTTGAAACATGGTGGTGATATCCTCGTCTAAAATACTGCCAACAGGGTCTCTTCCCAAAGCAAGTCCAGCGTTATTGACCAACACATCGATATCAGCAAACTCTTGGGGCAATGCCTCGACAAACGGGCGGATTGTTTCCAACTTCGATACGTCCAAGGCTACTgtcaacaccttgatgTCGGGGAACTGTTGGGTCAACTCATCAGCGAGATCTTGTAACTTATCTTTTCTTCTGGCGGTCAAAATTAACTTGATATTCCCGTTGGCAGTAACAGCAATTTCTTTGGCGGTGGCAGCACCAATACCAGCGGAGGCACCGGtgatcaacaccactttGTTGGAGATTCTTTCTGCGGCCTTGGATCCGAATGACATATTGAAGGGTGTTAACAGAAAAAGATAAATTCGGGAATCGACCAGCGGAGGTCGCAAAATCCAATTTCTTTATCTGTTCATTATTTATACAAAAATATATTTATTCAT
Above is a window of Yamadazyma tenuis chromosome 1, complete sequence DNA encoding:
- a CDS encoding NADP-dependent 3-hydroxy acid dehydrogenase (EggNog:ENOG503NW2S; COG:Q), which gives rise to MSFGPKAAQRLANKVVLITGASSGIGEATAREFASAANGNISLILAARREDKLTTLKADLIQQYPEIKVLSRVLDVSKTSSILSFVKGLPEDFADVSVLVNNAGKALGRSEVGQLKAEDVSEMLDTNVLGLITLTNALLPHFRAKNRGDIVNVGSIAGREAYPGGSIYCASKAAIRAFTGALRKETINSRIRVLEVDPGAVLTEFSVVRNYGDKAAADKVYEDTEPLGPEDIAEAIVFGVTRNLKVVIAETLIFPTHQAGAGVLHRGSLGQ
- a CDS encoding NADP-dependent 3-hydroxy acid dehydrogenase (EggNog:ENOG503NW2S; COG:Q), encoding MSFGSKAAERISNKVVLITGASAGIGAATAKEIAVTANGNIKLILTARRKDKLQDLADELTQQFPDIKVLTVALDVSKLETIRPFVEALPQEFADIDVLVNNAGLALGRDPVGSILDEDITTMFQTNVLGLITLTQAVLPIMKAKDSGDIINLGSIAGRDPYPGGGIYCPTKASVKSFSHVLRKELISTKIRIIEIDPGNVETEFSNVRFKGDLEKAKAVYAGTEPLYAEDIAEFIVFAITRKQKTVMAETLVFSTNQASATHLYREE